Proteins encoded in a region of the Halostella limicola genome:
- a CDS encoding MarR family transcriptional regulator, which produces MVNENYEPNEREEQVLELFKNGCESQDPWGRVNPLYIRENSDLDKGQVEYALRNLRNAGWVKQLNQGGLYELVEDPREE; this is translated from the coding sequence ATGGTGAACGAAAACTACGAACCGAACGAACGGGAGGAGCAAGTCTTAGAGTTGTTCAAAAACGGATGTGAAAGCCAGGATCCATGGGGACGAGTGAATCCACTGTATATTCGCGAGAACTCTGATTTAGATAAAGGACAAGTAGAATATGCATTGCGAAATTTGAGAAATGCTGGATGGGTGAAGCAGCTAAATCAAGGTGGCCTTTATGAACTCGTTGAGGATCCTCGAGAGGAGTAG
- a CDS encoding alkaline phosphatase family protein, with product MTRTVIIGLDAFHHDLLEYTPYIQRLVNDNISSELQSTNPPLTAAAWASFQTGKQQGKHGVFDFVSYQNGDMEYNTGEDLKSKTFYEYLYEGENDIFLWNLPLCFPARIEGDIVPSWLDDQTEPTPADIYDKYSIEPPQYPTLSGTSKQKIEKLSKSFTHNSKQFRKVLNEDDHDILFQLVSVTDWLQHAGYKELKQNPESEIATAVREVLAEVDDYIKDIDNSLYEEDNLLLISDHGFRIFDRLFYANDWLEKNRYLKTGTREKSEDKNLQNLSKVSVGKIGRKLLQFDSIRPFLKQIKDLLQSAGFILEAKKEIDLESSIAYCRSKDEAGIRINRIPESKEESAIIKEIIKGINEIDGISAKERYEVYYGPYTDDAAEIIVSSNEMKMNDGPIGQTILDESIAHHDSDGIFVAKGQDITSNLDSPNLIDIAPTLLHLCDMKVPNDMDGDVVISQSNKEVEYFDPPQYQAPQEKESTHGEVEDRLENLGYL from the coding sequence ATGACTAGAACCGTAATCATAGGCCTTGATGCCTTCCATCACGATCTACTAGAATACACACCATACATACAGAGATTAGTCAATGATAATATTTCTTCGGAGTTGCAGAGTACGAATCCTCCTTTAACTGCTGCAGCTTGGGCATCCTTTCAAACAGGGAAGCAACAAGGTAAGCATGGGGTTTTTGATTTTGTCTCGTATCAAAATGGAGATATGGAATACAACACCGGAGAAGATCTAAAATCAAAGACATTCTATGAATATCTCTATGAAGGTGAGAATGATATCTTTTTATGGAATCTCCCGCTTTGCTTTCCAGCTCGAATTGAAGGCGATATAGTACCTTCTTGGTTGGATGATCAAACAGAACCCACACCAGCCGATATTTATGATAAATATAGTATTGAACCCCCTCAATATCCAACACTTAGTGGCACTTCTAAACAAAAAATCGAAAAGCTTTCTAAAAGTTTCACTCACAATTCCAAACAATTCAGAAAAGTTTTAAATGAAGACGATCATGATATCCTATTCCAGTTAGTGAGTGTAACGGATTGGTTACAGCATGCCGGCTATAAAGAGTTGAAACAGAACCCTGAGAGTGAGATCGCCACAGCTGTGAGAGAGGTGTTGGCAGAGGTTGATGATTATATTAAAGACATAGATAATAGTTTATATGAAGAAGATAATCTGTTACTAATAAGTGATCACGGGTTTCGGATATTTGATAGACTATTTTACGCAAATGACTGGCTCGAAAAGAATAGATATTTAAAAACCGGTACAAGAGAGAAATCCGAAGACAAAAATCTCCAAAACCTCTCAAAGGTATCTGTGGGAAAAATAGGACGAAAGTTGCTCCAATTTGATTCTATTCGTCCTTTCTTGAAACAGATCAAAGATCTCCTCCAGTCTGCAGGATTTATTCTAGAAGCAAAAAAGGAAATAGATCTAGAATCCTCAATTGCTTATTGTCGTTCAAAAGACGAAGCTGGTATACGTATCAATAGAATACCGGAGAGTAAGGAAGAAAGTGCTATAATCAAGGAGATTATCAAGGGTATAAATGAGATAGATGGCATTTCGGCAAAAGAACGGTACGAGGTTTATTATGGCCCTTATACTGATGATGCGGCTGAAATTATTGTATCGTCCAATGAAATGAAGATGAACGATGGGCCAATTGGACAGACGATACTTGATGAATCGATCGCTCACCATGACTCAGACGGCATATTTGTTGCTAAGGGACAAGATATAACCTCAAACTTGGATTCTCCTAACCTGATCGATATTGCCCCAACGCTGCTACACCTGTGCGATATGAAAGTACCTAATGATATGGATGGGGATGTAGTTATTAGCCAATCAAACAAAGAAGTAGAATACTTCGATCCACCTCAGTACCAAGCTCCCCAGGAGAAAGAATCAACTCACGGTGAAGTTGAAGATCGACTTGA
- a CDS encoding Cdc6/Cdc18 family protein, with protein MSKYDDRFDDTAPDDSVFADKGALDPLTDPDEIVARDAQERALATLLNGVHEGYLPTTVLIYGPPGTGKTLTTRRVCREFAARTDALAVEYVNLKECRSLFSAANEIHVELTGEKLGAYAGLDGVFEGIWTALADYPEWTVLILDEIDHVQHDSNYDPSDFFYRLLRGEGKLTRDIQLSVWLISNELLEVDLRLDSRVQSAMSGEELFFPPYSIEELAQVLQPRLKTAFQDGALSDAAIDAGITMAATRWGDARKALTLFRHAGETANERGLDQVTVECIEQNLDQTDKTAIQEKFLSLPVKHFFVLLAVTAWTERLSGEIVQPVTTAQVRDAYTDVVGEGSQVSERAIRDLLTDLETMNIVETWVQSKGSEGRVKQIETTFDPAWVQEVRDQYIDQTPNLEHQK; from the coding sequence ATGAGCAAGTACGACGACCGCTTCGACGACACCGCCCCCGACGACAGCGTCTTCGCGGACAAGGGCGCGCTCGATCCCCTTACCGACCCCGACGAGATCGTCGCCCGTGACGCCCAGGAGCGCGCACTCGCGACGCTGTTGAACGGCGTCCACGAGGGCTACCTCCCGACGACCGTCTTGATCTACGGCCCACCGGGCACGGGGAAGACGCTTACGACGCGACGGGTGTGTCGTGAGTTCGCCGCGCGGACCGACGCCCTCGCCGTCGAGTACGTGAACCTGAAGGAGTGTCGATCGCTGTTTAGCGCCGCCAACGAGATCCATGTCGAGCTCACGGGCGAGAAACTGGGCGCCTACGCAGGACTCGATGGCGTGTTCGAGGGGATCTGGACGGCGCTTGCGGACTATCCCGAGTGGACGGTGCTCATCCTCGACGAGATCGACCACGTCCAGCACGACAGCAACTACGATCCGAGCGACTTCTTCTACCGGCTGCTGCGCGGCGAGGGGAAGCTCACACGCGACATCCAGTTATCGGTGTGGCTCATCAGTAACGAGTTGCTCGAGGTGGACCTGCGGTTGGACAGTCGCGTCCAAAGCGCAATGAGCGGTGAGGAGCTCTTCTTCCCACCCTACTCCATCGAGGAACTAGCACAGGTGTTGCAGCCGCGGCTCAAGACGGCATTCCAGGATGGTGCACTGTCGGATGCAGCGATCGATGCAGGAATCACGATGGCGGCGACACGGTGGGGTGACGCCCGGAAGGCACTAACGCTGTTTCGACATGCCGGCGAGACGGCGAACGAACGGGGCCTCGACCAAGTGACTGTCGAGTGTATCGAACAAAACCTTGATCAGACTGATAAAACGGCGATCCAAGAGAAATTCCTCAGTCTCCCTGTGAAGCACTTCTTCGTGTTGTTGGCGGTCACTGCGTGGACCGAGCGGTTGTCCGGCGAGATCGTTCAGCCAGTGACCACCGCACAGGTTCGCGACGCGTACACGGACGTCGTGGGTGAGGGTTCGCAGGTGAGTGAACGAGCGATTCGCGACCTCCTGACCGACCTCGAGACGATGAATATCGTTGAGACGTGGGTCCAGTCGAAGGGCAGTGAGGGGCGCGTCAAGCAGATCGAAACCACGTTTGATCCTGCATGGGTGCAGGAGGTGCGGGATCAGTACATCGATCAAACGCCAAACTTAGAACATCAGAAGTAA